The nucleotide window ATAAAGATAACTCAAGTAGCTTTTGCGGATTTTATCCATAAGAAATCACGCCACTAAAAATTTTAATGACGCAAAACCAAAGCCTTAAATCTACGCCTTAAGCCTATACCAGCCATATCTATCCTCCTCTAGCCTGTCCTCATAAATGGGGATAAGATTTAAATCAAGGCTTAAATTTTTGCCATTTTTAAACTCACTACTTTGATAAATAAGCACCATATCCACGCCTAGCGCACCGCTACAAAGAAGCTCAAAAAGTCCCTGTGCACCCTCAAACATTATAAATTTTTCGCTAAACTCAAGCTCACTCTGCACACGCACATCGCGCCCCTTAACAAAAAAGCAAGGCGCACTAATGACACTGCTACCCCTTGAAAAAATAGCCACATTAGGCGCATTGCCTTTTACAAGCCTAGCATCAAGCCTAGGCATATCAGCCCTAATCGTACCACCGCCAACTGCAAGCAGCTCAAGTCTAGTACGAAGCGCATGCATGTGCATACGGCTTAAAGTGCTAGAAATAGCCCCACCGCTTACTACGCCGTTTATGCTAATGGCAAGCTTTGCAAATTTAAAGCCACTCCCAAGCTGCCAATGTTTAAAAGGCTCTAAAAGCTCCCTAGCCTCACTTTCGCAGGCATAGCTTATGCTAACTCCAGCAGCCTTTAGTATACTCGTTCCACCACTTGCTATATCATGTGTATCATTTGCTCCTATTACCACGCGCGCTAGCCCCAAAGCCGCTAAAAGCGACGCACAAGGCGGAGTACGTCCGGTATGACTACAAGGCTCAAGGCTTACATAAGCGCACCCTCCGCTAAGCCCTAGCCTGCCAGCACGAGATATAAGCGCAGGATAAAGAAGTGTAGGCAAAGAGAGTATAAAGTTATGACAAAGCACTAAAAAATCCGAACCCAAAAATGCGCTATCAGCAGCAATCTTGCATTTTGAATAAATTTCAAAAAGCCTCTTTAGTCCAGCTTTTTCCCTAAGCTCATCCTCGCCGTAAATATAAAGACTCTGACCAAGGCTAGGTAACTCATAGCTAGAATAGGCGCTTAAAATAGCCTCTATTAACTCATCTATCTGCTGGGGCTTAAATTTATCCACCTCAAGCAAAGCAGCAAAAACCTCAGCCAGCACCTCCCTAGCCACGCCACTACCGCCACTACCACGCGCTACTGCACTCCATAGCGCACTAAGCTCAGCGTGAGCGTAGCCTACCTTTTTATGAGCCTCGATGGCCAAAAGCCTGCCATTTGCGTCTAAAAGTGCACAGCCAACAGCTGGATTTGGGTAGGTTAGCCCCTGATACTGCCACGCTGTTTTAATAGCAAGGCGCATATAAAAATCATCATTCACACCTAATCCTTTAGCGGTTGCCAAACTTGCACAAAAAGCTCACTCAGCCACTTCGTGCGAGCCATGATATGCCCGCTACTCCATCTAGGAAGCTCTAAAATACTCTCATTTAAAAGCATAGGCTCCCTGTCTAGACGCATTATCGTGCGCTTTTGCAGCCAGCCTAGGTTGCTTATGGCGACGTTTAGCTCATCTTGCAAAAGCGTCATATTGCCTATTTGATAGATTAAAGCCTCAACTGCGCTTTCGTCCTTTATATTCCAGTGCGTACGATATGCTTGAGGTAGGATATGCTCTAGCGTATACTGCATCGCTAGACCTCGTCCACGCCATTTTTTATGCTCTTTTCTTAAATAAAGCTCAAGCCAGTAAAGCACATACCTAGCATAAAAATTATCTCTCATATTTTTTAAAGCTTCTAAGACTTCGGCTTTTTTAGGTACGCTTACAAACCTATCCTCAAAAAGCCGCTTTTTAAGCTCGCCTATGGCATTTTGACATCTATTTAGCTTTAAATTTTCAAAAATATTCCAAAAAAACAGCCCCAAATCCTCATTTCGCCCACACAGTAAACGAAATAGATAAAACCGCTCAATAAGCCCAGCACAAGAGCGAAAATCAGAGCGCGGAGTATGTCTAAAAAGCAAAAGCACAAGCGGAGTAAAAACCCTCTGATCGCTTCTGTGAGTTACGTTAAAAAGGCGCTTTGAAAAGCTATCAAATGTATAAAGCTTACTGTCATTTATATAAGCTAGCTTGTGATAATCCTGCGCTAAATTACAAAGCCTAGTGGTAAATTTCTTTAGCGCCTTTGTATCAAGTAAGCTTATGTGATTAGTATAAATTCCCTCAAGCTCCTCAAAGCGCATAAGCCTATAATCATAAAGCCCCTCAATCATAGCAAAAGCAGATAAAAATATCTCCGCACGTGTGCTACCACTTAGACTTTTTAGCCAAAATTTCTCATTTTCCTTAAACACAAGCGTATAATGCTGCTTTTTAAATTCTTTGCCAAAACGCTTTGGATTAAGACAGTAAAGCTTTTTAAAGACTGACTTTATCACGCCCATACCCCAGCCTAGTTTAGGCTTTTTAGCTGACTTTGCTCTGTTTGTTTTGGCTGGTTCTTGGCTAGATTTTTTAACATTTTTGCTAGCTGCAACAAAGCTAGCCTCATCATATCCGCTATCTATCGCACGTCCGCCAAAAAGCTCCTGCCAGTCATTTAGGATATTTTGATGATAAAGGGCTGCTTTTTGCCTTGGGGTTTGTTTTGCTTCGTTTTGCTCTTTGGGTTTGGTTACGGATGGCTTTATCTCGCTCTCTTTTATCTTTACTATCTGCGGCAGCACAGGCTTTTGCTCGCTTTTTGCTACTATGTCGGCCGGGTGAAGCTCTGGGGCTTTGTGAGCTAGCTCGCCCCAGTCTAAGAGGGTGTTGTTTTTATCAGTTTTTACTTTTTGGGTTTGGCTATCGTCATCTTGTTTTATTTGCCATATGTTTAAATTTATTAAAAATAGAGCAAACTCCTCTCTAGCTTCAGGCTCAATGCCTTTTATTATAGCTGCTTTAAATTCCTCAAAAGCCTCGATAAAATCGCCCTTTAAAGTAGGCGAAAAGCTAGAGACTATGGAGTTAAAGGCTCTGGCTTCACGCTTAAAAAACGGCACCAATCTAACGCCATTTGCCCCTACAAAATACTCCCTAAACTTCGCCCTAAATCCACGCTTTAAATCCGCCACACTAGCTGCTAAAAGCAGAGAAAAGCCAAATATCTCCCTCGTACCAGAGGCTATTTTATCGCCATTTATTTGCACGCATATGGCGTCATTTGTGCTAGAGTTGGCTCTAAAACTAGCGATAAATTTATCTGCCCACTCTCTAGCCCAGAGTGGATCTATCCTAGTCTCATCGCTAGCTCGCAGCCTATCAAACTCAAATATAAAATCAAACTGTCTAATCACCCACTCCTTTACGCAAGTCCGCTAATATGTCCGCTATCATCCACTCTCATATCAAGCGCAGCTGGGTGCTTTGAAAGCCCTGGCAAAAGCATCATCGCTCCACAAATTGCGACTATAAAGCCAGCCCCAGCACGGATTTGCAGATCTCTTACAAAAAGCTTAAAATCGTGCGGTCTGCCAAGCGCCTTTGCGTCATCGCTAAGCGAATACTGCGTCTTTGCAACGCACACTCTAAGCCCATCAAAACCGAGATTTTCGATACTTTCTAACGCCCTAAGGGCTTGCTCGCTATACTCCACATCGCTTGCACCATAAACCCTAGTGGCTATTTTTAAAATTTTATCACGCACGCTATCGTTTGCGTCATAGCAAGGCTTTAACTCGCTTGGACTTTCGCAAGCTTTTAAAACCTCTCTAGCAAGCTCCACTGCCCCAGCAGAGCCTTTTGTAAACGCCTCGCACACAGCAAACCTAGCGCCCAAATCCTCACAAAGATTTTTAATAAATTCTATCTCATCGTCTGTATCAGAGCTAAATTTATTCAAAGATACGACTGGGTTTAGCCCAAAAGCACGGATATTTTCTATATGGGCTATTAAATTTTCACTGCCTTTTTTAAGCGCTAAAAGCGGATCTTTTAGCACCTCATCATCACTTAGAGCGCTATTAAATTTAATCGAGCGAATTGTCGTTACCAGCACTACCGCATCTGGCTTTAGTCCGCCCTCTACGCATTTTATATCGATAAATTTCTCAAGCCCCAAATCAGAGCCAAACCCAGCCTCAGTGACAACATAATCAGCAAGCCCAAGTGCTGTGCGAGTGGCTATTAGGGAGTTGCAGCCGTGCGCAATATTAGCAAATGGTCCACCGTGAACTATGGCTGGGGTGCGCTCTAGGGACTGGATTAAATTTGGCTTAATCGCATCAAGCAACAAAATTACCGCCGCATCAGTACAGCCTATATCTCCCACGCTTACAGGTCTGCCTTCGTAGGTATAAGCCACGATAGCCCTACAAATGCGTGCTTTTAAATCAGCAACGCTATCGCAAAGGCAAAGTATCGCCATAATCTCGCTCGCTGCGGTAATGACAAAGCCAGCCTCTCTTTTTTGCCCTTTTGCACACTCTAGCCCTATACTGCGTAGCGCACGGTCATTCATGTCTATGGCGCGCTTCCAAAGGACGCGGTCTGGGTCGATATTTAGGGGGTTGCCGCTAAAAATGCTATTATCAACCATTGCCGCGATTAAATTATTCGCCGCTGCAATCGCTGCAAAATCACCAGTAAAGTGTAAATTTAAATCCACCATAGGCACAAGCTGAGCGCATCCGCCCCCTGCCGCTCCGCCTTTTATGCCAAACACTGGCCCAAGGCTTGGCTCACGCAGCGCTAAGCAGACACTTTTATCAAGCCTAGCTATGCCATCAGCTAGCCCCACTGAAGTAGTCGTCTTGCCCTCGCCATAAGGGGTTGGGCTGGTTGCGCTTACTAAGATTAGCTTTGAACCTTTTTTTGGGCTTAGAGGCTTTAGCTTTGCTTTAAATTTACCGTATGGTTCATACTCGCTAATACCTAGCTTTTGGGCTATTTTGGATATGTCTAAAATCTCTGCTTCGCTTGCTATTTCTATGTCGCTTTTCACTGCGTCCTCCCCATGCTTTAAAAAGCTTTATTTTATCTAAATATACTTTATAGCTTCATTATGCTGCCATATTATTTTTTTGCCAAATCCTAGGGTATTTGAGGTAAATTTAACCCAAAAAAGCTCAAGCTGCCAAAGCATAGGCGACATAGCCCTAGCGTAGGCAAATCGCTTAAAATAGCACTCATCACTGCTAGCTCGCCTTATGTGCGCTCTAAACTGCACGCCCTGTATACGTCCCACGACTAAGGTATCAAGCGCAATTGTCCCAGCCACGATGCCTTGATTTAGTGCCTGCTTTATATGTGTGCTATTTTCATCACTTGCTATATAAAGCATGCTATGTTCTGGACAAAAAGCGTAAAAGCAACTTGCCGCATAAGGCAGCCCATCATCATCAACGCAGCAAAATCCGAGTAAATGACGCGAGCTTATGAATTTTGAAATCTTATCAGGAAGCATTTAAAAGCACTCCAAAAAACTGCGTTAAAAAATTAAATTTTAAAAGCACAAAAATCGCCATAAACAGCCAAAAAAACGCTATAGAATACTCTATAATGCTAAATTTATCACACCCTAGCCTACCGCTAAACCCCAAAGCAAGCAAAGCGCCAAACACCCCTCCTATCGCACTAAAATAATGCACCGCAGCTGGCTTTACAAAAGCAGGCAATGCCCCACGTACAAAAAGCCAAAATATAAAAAATGATATGGTTGAAACTAAAAGTAGATAATACCCAATTACTGGGATATTTGGATAAATTCTATGCAGAATAAAACTAAGAAGTGTCGAAAATATCAGCGCAAAAACACGCACACCAAAACAGCACATAAATAAGCCTTTTTTGCAAATTTTACACCCTAGGGGCTAAAAAAAACGTAAAAACTGCCGATATAGTCCTGGCAATAAATTCTAAGGAGAGAATAAATGCAAACTTTTTCTAAGTGTAATACGCAAAATCTAGTATCACTACAAGCACAAAAGCATACTCTATCAAGCTACTATGGATATGGCTTTGAGTATGATAGGCTTAGCCTAAAAAGCGCAGACATTACTGAAGTAGAGCTAGGGCTGCTTAGGGTAGCAGTAAGCATAGATGAGTTTTTAAAAATAGCGCACCTAGACGCAAGCGAAAGCATGACAAAAGAGCTAGCTGTAAAGATAAAATCAATGCTACCAGTATCAAAATGTGCAGAACATCAAAAGATGATTTTTAGCAAGGTTTTGGCGCTTTTTGATAGACTAATAAGCCAAAATGGTATAAGCCCACTAGCACTAAAAGGGGCGAATATACTCTTTCGTAAGTTTATAAATTTGCAAAACCGATTTGCTTTTTGCGCATAAAAAGCAAATGTGATAAAAAAATCACGAAAAATAGCTGAGCAAAAAGTGCTACAAAAGGTATAAGACAAAGCAGATAAAACACCAAAGCACTCGTGATAAATGGCGTGTCTTTACTGTCGTTATACTGGGTGTTAAAATCCGTCTCATTTAAGCACGATGAGGCCACATCAATAAGCATAAGCTTGTAATAAAGATAAAAAAATGGGATATTAAAAGCTATCCAGCCAATAACTGGTACAAGCAAAAGTGGCAAACAAATAAGTAATAAAAGTATAAATTTAAAAGTACAAACCATGCTAAGCCAAATACTACGAGATGTGCTAATGCTGGGTTGTAGCGTGTAGCCATAATGGCGCGCATTTATCTCTTTTGCCACAACTGGAGTTAAAAAAGAGGTAACAAAAAGAGCCATAAGAATGCTAAAAATAGGCAGAGCGTAAGCTCCCAAAACTACAACAATAGAGCTTACTAGCCACTTTATAATCGCAAACTGCAACACCCACGCAAGCGCACCATCGCCATCGATACCACCCTCACTAAGCGTATCAAAAAACCCAAACACACTAACCCCACCAAATATCACAAGCAAGGCTATAAAAAGCCCACTAAAAAGCAGCGGAGCTGTGGCTAAAAATAGGAACTTCGGAGTTAAAAAATCCTTTAACGCCGCGCTAAAAATTCTATAAAATTTAACCGCACCCATAGCCTTTTAGCGCTCCTTGCGAGAGATAAAGGCTGCAAAAATAGCCCCTGAAATATTGTGCCAAATGCTAAAAATCGCCCCTGGAATCGCCGCTAGCGAATAAGAAGCAAAGTGAAGCTTTGCTAGGCTTATGGCTAGCCCTGAGTTTTGCATGCCTACTTCAATAGCGATAGTTCTAGCTATGCGAGAGCTAAAGCCAAAGGCGCGTGCGATGAAATAGCCAGACGCTAACCCGAGCCCGTTGTGAGCGATAACGGCTACAAATACAACTGCCGCGCTTGAGGCTATTTTACTAGCGTTTAGAGCAATTATTATGGCGATTAATGAGATTATGCCAACCATTGAGATTACAGGCAGGATAAACTCAATGCGCTTTACAAAAGATGGCGCTAGGGTATTTACAAGTACGCCTATGATTATGGGGGCTAGGGTAATTTCGGCTAGGCTTTTTAGCATTCCTATTGCGTCCACACGGATGCTCTCTCCTATGTAAAGAAGCGTCAAAAGTGGCATCATAACAACGCTAAGAAGCGTGGAAAGAAGCGTCATGCTAACGCTTAA belongs to Campylobacter sp. 19-13652 and includes:
- the ribD gene encoding bifunctional diaminohydroxyphosphoribosylaminopyrimidine deaminase/5-amino-6-(5-phosphoribosylamino)uracil reductase RibD, which gives rise to MNDDFYMRLAIKTAWQYQGLTYPNPAVGCALLDANGRLLAIEAHKKVGYAHAELSALWSAVARGSGGSGVAREVLAEVFAALLEVDKFKPQQIDELIEAILSAYSSYELPSLGQSLYIYGEDELREKAGLKRLFEIYSKCKIAADSAFLGSDFLVLCHNFILSLPTLLYPALISRAGRLGLSGGCAYVSLEPCSHTGRTPPCASLLAALGLARVVIGANDTHDIASGGTSILKAAGVSISYACESEARELLEPFKHWQLGSGFKFAKLAISINGVVSGGAISSTLSRMHMHALRTRLELLAVGGGTIRADMPRLDARLVKGNAPNVAIFSRGSSVISAPCFFVKGRDVRVQSELEFSEKFIMFEGAQGLFELLCSGALGVDMVLIYQSSEFKNGKNLSLDLNLIPIYEDRLEEDRYGWYRLKA
- a CDS encoding HNH endonuclease family protein; this encodes MIRQFDFIFEFDRLRASDETRIDPLWAREWADKFIASFRANSSTNDAICVQINGDKIASGTREIFGFSLLLAASVADLKRGFRAKFREYFVGANGVRLVPFFKREARAFNSIVSSFSPTLKGDFIEAFEEFKAAIIKGIEPEAREEFALFLINLNIWQIKQDDDSQTQKVKTDKNNTLLDWGELAHKAPELHPADIVAKSEQKPVLPQIVKIKESEIKPSVTKPKEQNEAKQTPRQKAALYHQNILNDWQELFGGRAIDSGYDEASFVAASKNVKKSSQEPAKTNRAKSAKKPKLGWGMGVIKSVFKKLYCLNPKRFGKEFKKQHYTLVFKENEKFWLKSLSGSTRAEIFLSAFAMIEGLYDYRLMRFEELEGIYTNHISLLDTKALKKFTTRLCNLAQDYHKLAYINDSKLYTFDSFSKRLFNVTHRSDQRVFTPLVLLLFRHTPRSDFRSCAGLIERFYLFRLLCGRNEDLGLFFWNIFENLKLNRCQNAIGELKKRLFEDRFVSVPKKAEVLEALKNMRDNFYARYVLYWLELYLRKEHKKWRGRGLAMQYTLEHILPQAYRTHWNIKDESAVEALIYQIGNMTLLQDELNVAISNLGWLQKRTIMRLDREPMLLNESILELPRWSSGHIMARTKWLSELFVQVWQPLKD
- a CDS encoding formate--tetrahydrofolate ligase — encoded protein: MKSDIEIASEAEILDISKIAQKLGISEYEPYGKFKAKLKPLSPKKGSKLILVSATSPTPYGEGKTTTSVGLADGIARLDKSVCLALREPSLGPVFGIKGGAAGGGCAQLVPMVDLNLHFTGDFAAIAAANNLIAAMVDNSIFSGNPLNIDPDRVLWKRAIDMNDRALRSIGLECAKGQKREAGFVITAASEIMAILCLCDSVADLKARICRAIVAYTYEGRPVSVGDIGCTDAAVILLLDAIKPNLIQSLERTPAIVHGGPFANIAHGCNSLIATRTALGLADYVVTEAGFGSDLGLEKFIDIKCVEGGLKPDAVVLVTTIRSIKFNSALSDDEVLKDPLLALKKGSENLIAHIENIRAFGLNPVVSLNKFSSDTDDEIEFIKNLCEDLGARFAVCEAFTKGSAGAVELAREVLKACESPSELKPCYDANDSVRDKILKIATRVYGASDVEYSEQALRALESIENLGFDGLRVCVAKTQYSLSDDAKALGRPHDFKLFVRDLQIRAGAGFIVAICGAMMLLPGLSKHPAALDMRVDDSGHISGLA
- a CDS encoding L-arabinose ABC transporter, coding for MCCFGVRVFALIFSTLLSFILHRIYPNIPVIGYYLLLVSTISFFIFWLFVRGALPAFVKPAAVHYFSAIGGVFGALLALGFSGRLGCDKFSIIEYSIAFFWLFMAIFVLLKFNFLTQFFGVLLNAS
- a CDS encoding EI24 domain-containing protein yields the protein MGAVKFYRIFSAALKDFLTPKFLFLATAPLLFSGLFIALLVIFGGVSVFGFFDTLSEGGIDGDGALAWVLQFAIIKWLVSSIVVVLGAYALPIFSILMALFVTSFLTPVVAKEINARHYGYTLQPSISTSRSIWLSMVCTFKFILLLLICLPLLLVPVIGWIAFNIPFFYLYYKLMLIDVASSCLNETDFNTQYNDSKDTPFITSALVFYLLCLIPFVALFAQLFFVIFLSHLLFMRKKQIGFANL
- a CDS encoding bile acid:sodium symporter family protein: MKPLIFPVLAIAFALGAYNFPSVFTPPAQFVTPIIKYTLIIIMLSMGLSLSTRDFCELFMQKKGALVLGAVLQFSVMPFLAWIISLFLGLDDALTIGMMLVGTTAGGTASNVMTYLAKGDLSLSVSMTLLSTLLSVVMMPLLTLLYIGESIRVDAIGMLKSLAEITLAPIIIGVLVNTLAPSFVKRIEFILPVISMVGIISLIAIIIALNASKIASSAAVVFVAVIAHNGLGLASGYFIARAFGFSSRIARTIAIEVGMQNSGLAISLAKLHFASYSLAAIPGAIFSIWHNISGAIFAAFISRKER